ACATCAAGTCATTTGTCTCCCCAAAAAAAAAAGAACGCCTTTTTAGCGTTCGACAATTCCCATTTAACTTTTAGTTAATGTCCTGGGTCATCATGATATTGCTTTATTTTTCCTTTTGATAGAAAAAGCGCATAGTTATTTTGAATTATATTTTCAGGAACTGCGAAAAGAGAGTTAAATAATACCAATGAAAGAGCTGTGATTATCCCTATATATTTCCTCACTTGTCAACACTCCTTTGTATTCCCTTTATTTACTATATTATATACTTCCCCAAGTTTTTTGAGAACCTCCGGCTTCATTTCTTTCTCCTGGGTGAAGTAATGTATACAAATAGCTTCAGAACATTTTATTATATCTGCTGTTGCGTTAATTTTACTGAAAAAATACATAGCTTTAAGATATTTTTCGATCCCATCGTCAAATAATCCACTCTTAACAAGAAATGCCCCTTTGCATTTATAGTATTTCCCTAATTCAGAATACTTGTAGGGTGTAGTCGGTTGAATATGTAGATCTTCCTCCTCTTGTTCTATAATTTGTTGAATGGAATTTACATCATTTATTTTAAGCAATGCCTCTAGTAAGTCATTGACCCTGTTTAAACGGTTGTTGTCCGTTGCTTCTTCCAGACATTCTTTCAGCAATGGAATTGCTTTATCATACCTTTCAGATTTAGAAAGAATGATAGCCCGAAAATATTTTAATCGCTCAATAATAAAGGCATATCCTAATTTCTCATACCGGTCAAGATGTTCTTCTAATCCTATAAGATCACCCAATCGTGAGTAGGAATTACAGATAGCTAAAGCAACTCTCTCTTTTAACTCGTTCTGTGTAGTATCTTCTCTATGACCAATATTCCCGAGTTCTATGCATTGTTTGTATTTCTTTATATTATGAGCGTGGAGTGCCATTCGATAATAATATATAACCTTTTCTTCACGCGACAGAAATTGTGTGTAGTGCAGAATTTCTTCTCCGATCTTAAATGATTCTTCCAATGTCCCTAAATCCATTCGCTCAATCAAGTATTGTTGTAATAATCCTTTTGCCAAGTATTGCTGAACGCCACGGTATCTTGCGTATGAAATAATGGTCTTGTACAACGACAGTCTAGCCGTCTCATCTATTATGGAACCTGTCAGATCGAATAAGCGTTCTAGCGTAGTTTCAGTTTCTTCGCAGGGGGATTCGAGGAACTTGTCAGCAACTTTCGAAACTAACCGATTATCCGACATTGAAACTGCTTCTAAAAGTAGTTCTTGCAGTACATCAGGTCGCTTTTCTACTTCAATATATTGCTCCATAAGCTCCATAAGCGAGATTCCCAATATGTCGGCAATTGGTTTAATCGTTGTAAATTGCGGTCGTTTAGTCCGCTCTCTTTCAATCCTGGAAATCGCTGCCTTACTAATTCCAGCCTTCCTTGCTAGCTCTGAAAGTGTTATTCCTGCTTGTTCCCGGTAATTCTTTATTAGTTCTCCCAAAGTTGTACACGATCGCCCTTCTTCTTTAACCTTCATTCAGAATCACCCACTACCTTCTACATCTTTTTTCATATTTTCCAGATAAATCAATTTTATCACCAGACTTTATTTTTGAGAATATTTGATATGTCCATATTCTATGTAAATTGCTTTTTATTGGATCAAGTTCCAATTTCCTTATTTTCCTTTCAAAATAAAAAAGGCCATCATCACTTTGGTAGGATAACGACCTTTTGTGCTTCTGTTGATTCAGTTTTTCTGCTCTGGTCTTCGTCGTCCGTTGTCTCATGTCAGCAAAAGCGAAAATGCTTCTGTTGAGCTCTGGGTTTCTTTTGCCTTCACGAGCCAGCTTTTCCCGTTGCTTGCGTGCTACGCTTTTTGCCATTGTCTTTCACTCCTTTTTTACGTTGAATAACGTCCTTGGTGTTATCATAGAACGCTTCCTACATTGTTGCAACGAAAATAGTAAAATTGCCTACAACTCTTGTCCACTCCTTTTTCTCTCCCATGAATAGGATAGATTGACAGGAGGTGTTTAGACTCGATGAAAAACAAAAGAATCACCGCGAGACGCGTGGAAAACCAAGTGTATTCCAATCGCGTTCTGCGCTCTGAATTCGATCGCAACTGGCGTACGGTAATCTCCAGAAGTGGTTACGTTATTTATATTGCAACAGCGAATCGGGCAAAAGTCACTGTACTGCTCTCAGATGGATCTAGGAAATTGCTCATCTTCAGACAAGGTGGAAGAGTATTGGTTGGCGGTGGGGGTACCAGTCATTATAGCAAACCACACATTGCAAGGAATTTGTAAAATGTGGGAAGCGCCCTGCTCAGTATTACTTGTGGCAGGGCGCTTTTCATTGAAGGATCACTACCTCGTCTTAATAATCACCGTCATTTTTTGCTCCTTTTTTGTATCCTGAATACTGCCCATGATCTCCGCTCGTTTCCATCCCAAAAATGTATGGTCTTGTCCGTTATTCATCTTTATTTTCATTCCGTTTGGGATCATGAACAGCGTATTCCGTTTTTCAACTGCCGCAATGTCTTTCAAGTTTAATTCGAGAGGTTGTTTTTGAATATGGAGACTGTGTGGTTGAAAATAGAGTCTATCACTCGTAATCGTTAACCTCCCACTTACTACTTCGATCCCTCTGAATAGGCTGACGGCTATATTCTCTTTCACAATCGATTCGTTTCGCCTGAGTTCCATTGCTTCTTTTTCCCCTCTGACATACGATTCCTTTTTTCTCGAATTGGTAGGCACTTCATATTACCATAATTAGGAATTCCCCAAAATACTTAATCACGGAAAAGCGCCCTGCTCGTATGCCTGGAGACAGGGCGCTTCGTTTGTTTAAGAATACAGGTTAATAGGTAAACTTTTTGAGCATTACTTTCAGCTCTTCCGCCAATGACGACAAGGAGTGAGCGGAGGAAGAAATCTCTTGCATCGAGGCGAGCTGCTCCTCAGTAGAAGCTGCTACTTCCTCGGCCGTTTCGGCATTGCTTTTCGCGATGGTGACGAGCACATTGGCTGTCGCGGTTACTTCCTGAACAGCAGCCAAGATTTGCTGTGCGATCAAGGAAACCTCTGCGATATGTGGATTGGTCAGTCTGGTGCTTTCCATGATGCCTTCAAACTTGTGAATCGTCTCCTCCGAAACGTTCAATCCTGCTTCAACATCCAGTCTGACTTTTTCCATGTTGTCAACGGATTGCTTGGTTTCTTGTTGAATCTCAGTGATCAATTCAGAAATTTGCTTAGCCGACAATTGTGATTGCTCAGCCAACAGTCGCACCTCTGTAGCTACAACTGCAAAGCCTTTGCCATGCTCACCAGCCCGCGCCGCTTCAATCGCTGCATTCAATGCCAGCAAGTTCGTCTGCTGGGCAATCCCGCTAATGACATCCGAGATCGTGCCAATTTCTTTCGAACGATCATAGAGGGATTTGGTCATGCGATCAGACTGTTCTACCGATCCGTGAATCGACTTCATTTGACTCATGACCTGTGCGACAAAGTTGCCTCCTTCTTCCGCCTGAACCGTCGTTTGCTGAGCAGTATCCGACAACACATTGACACTCTCTACAATCCGTGTGACCCCTTCCGAAATGTCATGCAATGAGCGAACATTTTGGTCGATTCCGCTCGTTTGTTGTTCCGCGCTACCAGCTACCTCCTGAACAGCAGTCGTTACATGCTCGGTTGCAATGCTCGTCTGCTGTGCGCTCGCAGTCAATTGCTCCGAAGATGCTGCTACTTGCTCTGCTCTAGTCTCGACATCAGAAATGAGCGCCCGCAGGTTATCCTGCATCGTGTTAAACGCATGGCCGAGCTGGCCGATTTCATCAGTTGACCGTACTTGAATCGGGTCAGTCAAATTACCTTGGCTCACTCTGACCGCATGTACCTTCACTTCCTGGATGGAATGGAGAAGGGAACGCAGTACAGCTGCTACAATGAATCCTCCCAGCAGCAAGCAGATCGTAATCGTCCAAAACGTTTGCGCGAAAATCGGCTGTGTAGCATCCTCAACCTCTGACAAGTACATCGAACCGGCAATTTTCCAGCCAGTAGTCGGATTCGTCACATAGTATATCTGTTTCGGGATGCTTTGCTCCTCGTAATTGAATTGACCTGTTTCTCCTTGGTACAAGTTGTCGTAAAAACTATCTTGTGCCACTGTTCCTGCCTGATTTTCCGGGTGGACGACATACTTCCTATTGCTGTCCACTACAATGACATCTCCATCCGAACCGATGCTGACTGAGTTTGCCAGTTGTTTGATCTCTTCAATCCCAACTGTAATGCAGATAACCCCAGCGCCATCTTCTGTTGTTCTTGCTACCGCTACTAAAACCTCACCTGATACCGCCGAAATATATGGCTCCGTAACGACGACCGTCCCCTTGCTCTCCATCGCTCTCTTGTACCAGTCTCTCGTCCGCGGATCAAAACCTGCCTGTACTTCTTGCTTAGGAGCGCGGAAATACTGGCCGTCAGCCGTTCCCAAACTGATACTGGCCACATCCGCATGCATACCCATATACATATCTAAATGATGCAGGAATTCTTTTTGAACATTAGCTGATTTCACGCTAGGTGTGATATCTTTTGCCAAATAGTCAGCATCCTTCTTTTTGCCCTCAAACGTACTGCTGACGATGGAGTTGACCAAATCGACGTTTTCGTTGGCGCTATCCATGATTTGTTTGTCAATTTCTTGTTTCGCTTGATGATAAGCCAGGCTTCCAACGACAAGGGAAGGGACTAACAGAATCAAGAGAAATGTGATGATGAGTTTGGTTCGATAGCTTCGAAGCCAATTCCTAAGGTTAATTTTCACTTCATCTCATCTTCTTTCTAAGTTGTATTTGGATAAACTTTTCTTGTTGGTGAAGTCCTAATTTTTTTATATCGGTAACGAAGGAAGGTTAATGAAGTATAGAACTGTAATCGATAAAAAAAGCAGGAATTATACCACCCCTGAGGCCATAGAAAAAAAAAAAAACCGCCCTGCTCATGTATCATAGACAGGACGGTCGGTATTGGTTGACTATTTAGTAGCGAAATTTGTTGATCATCGCATTCAGCTCTTCTGCCAACGATGACAGAGATTGGGCAGACGCGGATACTTCTTGCATCGATGCGAGCTGCTCTTCTGTCGAAGCGGCTACTTCCTCTGCGGTTTCTGCATTGCCTTTTGCAATCATCGCCAACTCGTTCGCTGTCACCTTCACTTGCGAAACAGTTGCCACGATTTGTTGAGCAATCGATGAGACCTCCTCGATACGCGGATTCGTTTGTTTCGTGCTTGTCAAAATTTCCTCGAATTTATCAATGGTACCTTTGGAAATTCGCAAGCCTTCCGAAACATCGCGTCTGACTTTCTCCATGGTCTCAACGGATTCTTGCGTATCCCGTTGAATTTCTACGATGAGGTCGGAGATTTGCTTGGCCGATTCCTGCGATTGCTCTGCCAATAGCCTTACCTCCGTTGCTACGACCGCAAATCCTCTACCATGCTCGCCAGCCCGCGCGGCTTCGATCGCTGCATTTAATGCAAGCAGGTTGGTTTGCTGTGAAATTCCACTGATCACTTCAGAGAAAGCGACAATGTCTCTGGAGCGTTCAGAAAGGGAATAGACCATCTGATTGAGCTGTTCCACAGATGCGTGAATCGAGTTCATCTGGCCCATCACCTTCTGAACCGATTCGCCTCCTTCACCAGCGTGAATGGTTGTTTGCTCAGCAATATCCGTCAATCCATGTACACTCTCCACAATTTGCGCTACGCCGTCTGAAATATTTTGGAGTGAGTGGACATTCTGGTCAATTCCATACGTTTGCTTTTCTACGCCACCAGCAACTTCTTGCACGGCTGTGGCAACATGCTCAGTGGCGATGCTCGTCTGCTGTGCACTCGCGGTTAATTGCTCAGACGAAGCGGCCACTTGTTCTGCTCTTGTCTCTACATTTGAAATGAGTGTGCGCAGGTTGTCCTGCATCGTATTGAACGCGCGGCTCAGCTCACCAATCTCGTCATTGGAACGAACCTGGAGGGGCTCCGTCAGTATACCCTCACTCACTTTCACTGCATGTACCTTGACCTCTTTAAGGGATCGGATAATCGAGCGCAGTACAACCGTTACGATCAGCCCTCCTACAAGCAAGCAAATGGCGATTGTCGAATATGTAAAGGTGAAGATAGGCTGTACAGAGTTTTGTATCTCCGAACGATCCAGCTTCCCAGCAATTTTCCAGCCAGTCAGCTCATTCGTTGTGTAGTGCACTTCTTGTTCGTTGCCTTGCTCGTCGTAATTGAAGTTTCCCGATGCACCTTCATACAATTTTTCAAAATAACTTTCTTCAGCTACAGTGCCAGATTCTTTTTTTGGATGAACAACGAACTTCTTGTGGCTGTCCAAAATCATGACATACCCGTCGCTTCCGATACTGACCATATCCGCCAGACCTTTGATCTGCTCGACTCCCATCACAATGCCGACCACACCTGATCCATCATCCGTCGTTTTGGAAATGGTAACGAGGACTTTGCCTGATGCTGCTGAGACATACGGCTCCGTAATGACAGCCTTCCCCTTATTTTCCATCGCATTTTTGTACCATTCTCTCGTTCGCGGATCAAAACCTGCCTTTACCGCTACCTTCGGGGATTGATAATACTGTCCGTCCACCGTCCCCAAAGCAATGCCATTCGTATCCGCAAGCATTCCACTATAAATATCCAGATGTGGCATGACGAGCGCTGCACTGTCTTTAGTGGGATACATGCTTTTGTTAACGGTTTTGGCTAAAAACTCAATGGTGTCCAACTTGGGCTTAAAGGTACTCGTTACAATCGAATTGACCAGCTCTACATTTTCTTTGGCGCTGTTCAAGATCTCCTTTTCCATTTCTTGTTTCGCCTGACTGGAAGCCAGTGTTCCAACGACAATAGTAGGAACAAGCAGAATCAACAGGAAGGATGCAATTAACCTCGTTTTAAAGCTTCTACTCCAATTTATTAAGCGACCTCTCACTCATTCTCAACTACTTTCTAGGTTGTATTGGGGAAATTTTTACCTTGGCATAACCCAAAACTAATATCGGCTAGGAATGAATGATTATGTAGTGAAAGTTTTACGAATCAAGTATTTATCTATAAGTGACTTCAACCGCGTTTCATTTTCCCCAAGCGGATAAACTGTTCGTCACGTACACGCAGCGTTTCTGTGACAGCCGTATCCTTATACGAGTAAATACCTGCTCCGGTCTTAGTACCGAGATTGCCTTCCGTTACTCGTTCTTCAATGATAGCGGGTGCTTTTGCCGAGCCATCCAGCTCTGGCGCCAGGTTATCCATCACGCGTTTCCACGTATCGAGTCCGCCAAAATCTGCCGTCTCAATAGGCCCGACAAAAGCCCAACGAAAGCCAATTCCGTTCTTCATCACCGAATCGATCTGGGCTGCATCTGCCACACCTTCTGCGAGCAAATGAAAAGCTTCTCTCATCAAGGCTGTTTGCAGCCGATTTGCGATAAAGCCCGGCACGTCCTTTTTCAACAAAACCGGAGACTTCCCGATCTCTTCCATCAGCTGTATCGTCTTGTGAACCACTTCCTCCGCTGTCCTCTCGTGCCTGACTACCTCGACTAGTGGAACCAATTGAGCAGGATTGAAAAAATGTGTAATGATAAACCGTTGAGGTGTGGTTGTTTTTTCGATCAGTCGCGCAATCGAAAAGGTAGACGTATTGGAAGCAATAATCGCATCTGGCCTCGCGTAATGCTCCAGCTTTTCAAACAGCTCCCATTTTAGCTCGATGACTTCTGGTATTGCTTCTGTGATGATTTCTGCAGCAGATACTGCCGCTTGCAAATCCGTGGTCAGGACGATATGTTCGAGCGCCGCTACTCTAGACTGGTCTGCAATCACTCCCTCTGCTACCAGTAGAGAAAGACTGTGCTCGATGCTAGCTCTCGCTTTCAACAAAAACTCTTCTTGCAAGTCGTAAAGAGAAACACGAAATCCAGCCAATGCGAATAGCTGCGCGATTCCATGTCCCATAACACCTGATCCAATAACAGCCGCATGCTTTTCCATAGTGAGAACCTCCCAGGATGAATTAGGTTTACTAATAAAGCTTTCCACGATTAAATACCTAGTTCCTGCCAAATAAATTCCTACTACTTTTACCGAAATTCATTCCTATGGCGCTTGTTGGTAGGGACAAAGTTTTATACCATTAAAAATCGTTTAGTAAACCCAGTTATTGGACTAAACGTTCATATACGGAGGTACACATGAAACTACTGAATAAAGTCGTGGTCATCACAGGAGCTAGTCGAGGATTGGGCCTTGAGATGGCAAATGCTCTGGCAAAAGAAGGAGCGATCGTTTGGGCAACCTCTCGAACCGCGCCTCATCCGAACGAAATTGCACACGCTGAACCGGGAAGTGTGACGAATGTACAGCTAGACGTGACTGACGAGCAAAGTGTCCTTACCTTATTTGCGCAAGTACAAAGGTTATACGGACGTCTCGATGTCCTCGTTAACAATGCAGGCGTCGGCGTATTTAAGCCTGTTGAACAAACAAGCGTAGATGAATGGGAGAATGTTTTCCGCACCAATGTAACCGGACTCTTTCTTTGCAGCCGCGAAGGATACAAGGTAATGAAAGCACACGGAGGCCGTATCATCAATATATCTAGTGTCTCAGGTTATATTCCCATTGCGGAAAACGGCGTTTATGGTGCTTCGAAATTTGCCGTCCAAGGCTTTTCCCAAATTTGCAATGAAGAATGGAAAAACGACAATGTAAGAGTCTCTACCATTTTTCCCGGTGCCGTTCATACAAATATGACGGAAGGCCGGCATTTTTTTGATCCGAGTGCGATGCTCGTACCAAAAGATGTGGCAGATACCGTGTTAGATATCGCCTCCCGTCCCCTCCACGTTCGAATCGATGAAGTCAAAATCCTTCCTCCTAAAGGCGTTCTCTAAATGACAGATGAATAAGGAGAGTTCACAAATGCAGCAAGTAGCAATCATCACAGGAGCAGGCAATGGAATCGGGGCCGCAGCAGCAAAGCTTTTGGCTCAGCATGAGGTCCGTGTCGCTGTTCTTGATGTACTAGAGGAAAAGGCACGGTTAGTCGCCCAAGAAATGAATCAAGCAGGGGGTCAGGCCTTGGCCATTCGCTGTGATGTCGGTCAACGAGCGGAAGTTGAAGATGCCATCCAGCTAGTAGAATCGCATTTCGGAGATATCACCATCTTGGTCAACAATGCAGGAGTTGGCGGTCCATTCCACCGGGTGGACGAAGTCTCCGATGAAGAGTGGGATTGGATCATGAGTACCAACTTAAAGAGTGTATTCCTATTTTGTAGAAACCTGTTGCCCAAAATGAAAGAAAGAAACTACGGGCGGATCGTAAACATCGCATCCATTCAGGGCTTGCTAGGCTCCGCACATTCATCCACCTACGTCGCTTCAAAACACGGCATGATCGGCTATACGAAAACAATTGCTGCGGAATGGGGAGAGCACGGGATTACTTGCAATGCCATCTGTCCGGGGTATGTGGATACCGCGATGGGCGTACGTCCGGAGGATATTTCGGATTACATGAATCGGGTCATCGCCAAAAGCCCGGTGAAACGCGTAGCTCAACCGATGGAAATCGCCCAGATGATTTATCATCTCGTCGGACCACATAGCGGGTACATCAATGGAGCGAGCATCACCATGGACGGCGGGATTAGCAGTCACATCGGAATTACGGATCAGTTGTCCTAGTTCGGACACGTAGAAAAGGCCGCATGCTCGGTCAGTTTCCACCGGGCATGCGGCCTGTCTTTCCTCCATTCTTATAATCCAAATAAGTCATCCAAAAAACCAACGCAACTGTGAGGCCTACAGAAATCTTTTTACTTATTCCCAGGCTAACATCAAGATCGAAAAAACTGAATGCTAACAGTCCAAGAACAATAACCAATAGAATTTTTCTGATAATATCACCTCAAATCAATGTTCTCTTCATCATAATAATGGTAATTGCTTAAAAATATTGTAAAATAATGCGACGCAAAATGTAATGTCCAGGAAAGGGATATTCGCAATAATCTACAACGGCTTCTTAATTTGGATAATCTACCTTTTTATCCATTTCTTTTCTCAGCTTTGGTCTGATGTAGACTCCCCCGAACAAATGGACGAATTTAAACCGACTGCTTATATAGGCAAGGACACAGGAACATGCAATCGTAAGTATAAATAACATTACCATTCCTGAATCTCCTACTCTCAATCCTTTGAAGCGAAGCAATTGACTGATGATCAAAGGATGGATCAGGTAAATGAAAAAGGAATGGGTAGAGAACCAACAGACCGAGTGTAATACCTTCCTCGGCCAACCAGTCATGCTTGTTGACAACCTGTACATAAACACCCCGCTTACAACCGTGTACAACAAAGTGCTCGGCTTAGCTGAGGAGTCAAAAGTGTCCGTCCATTTACTATCGACCACCAATACGATCAGAGAGGCCAGCCATGGTACAAAAGTTTGCCAGAGCGTCAGCTTTCCGACAAATGCTGAGATTTCATTAAATCTCATTGCCACGAACATTCCCAAAACGAAGTAAAACACCCATACAGGAAAAAGAATAACATAAGGTACCTTGATGCTAGGGAGTACGATGAGTTGGTTGGCATGTAAATAAATTGCCATGTGCATGACCAAGGTCGATATAAACGAAACGGTTAGCGTCCAACTCGTCTTCGTCCGTAGAAGACTCCTCAAGAACGGATATATTAGATAGAGTTGGCACATGATCACCAAGAAATATAGGTGAACGTAAGCCGTACCTTTCACCATATGCTCCCCTAGCGTTGTTAAAAGAACCCAGGGTTCGGCTGATCCAAAATTATATCGCTGGGCATAGGTAAAGTAAAGGATGCTCCAGATCAAATACGGTAGTAAGATCTTATTAAACCGCCTTTTAAAAAACTCTCTTTTCCCTATACTCCCCCGGTCACTTAAGGCAAGACTTAACCCTGAAAGTAGAATAAACATTGGTACAGCGAAACGCGCTACCTGATTCCAAGCAAACGCCATAACACTAGTTTCTACATAACCCGCTGTTACATGGATTGAGATTACTGCAATAGCACTGATAGCCCTTAGATAATCAATCTCTTTAATTCTCGTGTGAATGCACCTTCTCTTTCTCTCTATGTTGTGGTATATCTGCAACAGTTTTCCATTAATGATAATACCATTCTTTTGTAAATATCGGAAAGTGTGGCTATTTTGCCCTGCCAAAAATAAACAAAAGACCAGTCTCTGCTTTTTACAGATACGGGTCATAGTTTTTCGAAGACATTCAATTTGTGCTTTCACTGTTCCACCTTTCAAACCCGTCTCCAAATCACTCAAGAAATTACATCAATCTGGTTTACTTATTCGTTTTGTTTTTTTCAGAAAAAGCGTATATTCCATTTGTTTCCTTATATTATAATTACAGTCGTGTATGACACTAGTCTAATTAATTGCGACGGAGGTCTTTTTGTGAAGAAAGCTATTAAAGGTACAATTGCAACAGCTCTCTTACTTAGCAGTCTATCTATTTGGGCTGGTGTTATGGCTTCAAATGATTCTGCTGAAACAAGCCATGTGATTAGTAAAGTTGAATCCAGCAAAGCTGGAGCTTTCGAACCTCACGGAAAAAGACCTGGAATTAAAAATGGGACGTTGCCTACTGATGAAAAGAATGTTAGTTATGGTTTCAGCGTTCCTAATGGTTTCGCTTATGGGAAAGTGTGGATAAAAAATAATGGAAAAGCTAAACTCACGTTTACAGTTAAAAATACGCACTTTGACGACATAGTGATGTCAGGATCAGTAAAAAAAGGGGAATCTAAATCATTTTATGTTGACCCTAATGAGGGATGGGGTGCTGATAATCATTTAATTGCATTTTCATCAGATGAAAATTTGGATGGTACCTTTTCTGTAATGTGTTTTGACAACGACAAGTTTGAGTAATAACAAAGCCGTACCCTCTTGAAATAGGGGGACGGCTTTGTTTATAAAATTACTTCGTTCACTCACGAGGTCCTCTAACGTTGATCCAATCGGCTGCCCAGTCACTCACCAACCTGAATCGTTTCCGTATAGAGTCGATTTCACGTACAACTCCCCACGCTTCCTCCAGTGTTCCGTTCCCCCCTTTCTTTAATTGTGATTTTTTTAAAAAGAAAGTCAATTCGTTGTGTAATGGATTATATCCCCATTAACTTGGAACTTTTTCCGTTTTTTTGCGTCATAAAGGTTAAATAGAATCCTAACGAGGTGACCACGCTGTGATAAAAAAAGGCATTGCACTTGGATTAATTCTCTCTCTTACTGGACTCCTTCCAATTTCATCACAAGCAACGAATGTTTCGAATCAACCTCAACAAGTAAGTCAGGATATTACTGCTGATAAAGTTAAGCAGTGGATCAGGGAACAAGGCAAGGAGAAGGAATACTATCTCCGTAATCTCACTTTCCAATTAAGTAATGTGGACAATGATTCAGAATTAGAAGTAATTGCTACGATTGAAGGCGGCGCTCATCTGGGTCACTTTTTTATTTTTGACAAACAATCAGCAGAACAATATAAGTTGGTCACTGAACAGCCGTGGCGAGTAGCTGATAGTGGATTTGATGAGTCTGTTCCTGATATCGGAGTGAAAGAACCTGTTGCTGAAATAGATGGTAAAGTGCTGTACCAAACAATAGTCGCTGATGGCGGGTCAGGCCTCTCTTCTCGTACAGCATATTTGTGGTATCTAGAAAACGGAAAATTTACTGTAGCTTGGAATGGAGAAATCAGACTTACATCTACTTTCCAAAATAACAATGTCGTAGAAATTGGAACTTACGATATAGACGAAGATAATTTGTTTTACTTTTCTAATTCCTACAAAATAAATACGGAGGATAAAAAAGCTCAACCCGAAATTAAACAGACAGCAGCTATATTCAAATTCAACGGACAAACTTTTAAAAGGTCAACGCTATTTCTTCCTTAAACTCTCTAAAATCCCAGTCGTCTTTTCCGATGTTTTCCAATGGTTCTCCATAATTGTATGCCATTTTACATTTGTCCTTTTTAATGCGATAAGCGACAGTGTTGGACCGGCCATTATCACTTTCACCTATCTAGGAAAAAAACAGGGGCAAAACGGAACAGCTTTACTTAAAAAATCGGAAATAATTTTTCATCCCCTGATTTTC
The window above is part of the Brevibacillus antibioticus genome. Proteins encoded here:
- a CDS encoding methyl-accepting chemotaxis protein, which codes for MRGRLINWSRSFKTRLIASFLLILLVPTIVVGTLASSQAKQEMEKEILNSAKENVELVNSIVTSTFKPKLDTIEFLAKTVNKSMYPTKDSAALVMPHLDIYSGMLADTNGIALGTVDGQYYQSPKVAVKAGFDPRTREWYKNAMENKGKAVITEPYVSAASGKVLVTISKTTDDGSGVVGIVMGVEQIKGLADMVSIGSDGYVMILDSHKKFVVHPKKESGTVAEESYFEKLYEGASGNFNYDEQGNEQEVHYTTNELTGWKIAGKLDRSEIQNSVQPIFTFTYSTIAICLLVGGLIVTVVLRSIIRSLKEVKVHAVKVSEGILTEPLQVRSNDEIGELSRAFNTMQDNLRTLISNVETRAEQVAASSEQLTASAQQTSIATEHVATAVQEVAGGVEKQTYGIDQNVHSLQNISDGVAQIVESVHGLTDIAEQTTIHAGEGGESVQKVMGQMNSIHASVEQLNQMVYSLSERSRDIVAFSEVISGISQQTNLLALNAAIEAARAGEHGRGFAVVATEVRLLAEQSQESAKQISDLIVEIQRDTQESVETMEKVRRDVSEGLRISKGTIDKFEEILTSTKQTNPRIEEVSSIAQQIVATVSQVKVTANELAMIAKGNAETAEEVAASTEEQLASMQEVSASAQSLSSLAEELNAMINKFRY
- a CDS encoding SDR family oxidoreductase; translation: MKLLNKVVVITGASRGLGLEMANALAKEGAIVWATSRTAPHPNEIAHAEPGSVTNVQLDVTDEQSVLTLFAQVQRLYGRLDVLVNNAGVGVFKPVEQTSVDEWENVFRTNVTGLFLCSREGYKVMKAHGGRIINISSVSGYIPIAENGVYGASKFAVQGFSQICNEEWKNDNVRVSTIFPGAVHTNMTEGRHFFDPSAMLVPKDVADTVLDIASRPLHVRIDEVKILPPKGVL
- a CDS encoding helix-turn-helix domain-containing protein, producing the protein MKVKEEGRSCTTLGELIKNYREQAGITLSELARKAGISKAAISRIERERTKRPQFTTIKPIADILGISLMELMEQYIEVEKRPDVLQELLLEAVSMSDNRLVSKVADKFLESPCEETETTLERLFDLTGSIIDETARLSLYKTIISYARYRGVQQYLAKGLLQQYLIERMDLGTLEESFKIGEEILHYTQFLSREEKVIYYYRMALHAHNIKKYKQCIELGNIGHREDTTQNELKERVALAICNSYSRLGDLIGLEEHLDRYEKLGYAFIIERLKYFRAIILSKSERYDKAIPLLKECLEEATDNNRLNRVNDLLEALLKINDVNSIQQIIEQEEEDLHIQPTTPYKYSELGKYYKCKGAFLVKSGLFDDGIEKYLKAMYFFSKINATADIIKCSEAICIHYFTQEKEMKPEVLKKLGEVYNIVNKGNTKEC
- a CDS encoding 3-hydroxyacyl-CoA dehydrogenase family protein, coding for MEKHAAVIGSGVMGHGIAQLFALAGFRVSLYDLQEEFLLKARASIEHSLSLLVAEGVIADQSRVAALEHIVLTTDLQAAVSAAEIITEAIPEVIELKWELFEKLEHYARPDAIIASNTSTFSIARLIEKTTTPQRFIITHFFNPAQLVPLVEVVRHERTAEEVVHKTIQLMEEIGKSPVLLKKDVPGFIANRLQTALMREAFHLLAEGVADAAQIDSVMKNGIGFRWAFVGPIETADFGGLDTWKRVMDNLAPELDGSAKAPAIIEERVTEGNLGTKTGAGIYSYKDTAVTETLRVRDEQFIRLGKMKRG
- a CDS encoding GRAM domain-containing protein, translated to MELRRNESIVKENIAVSLFRGIEVVSGRLTITSDRLYFQPHSLHIQKQPLELNLKDIAAVEKRNTLFMIPNGMKIKMNNGQDHTFLGWKRAEIMGSIQDTKKEQKMTVIIKTR
- a CDS encoding methyl-accepting chemotaxis protein, with the protein product MKINLRNWLRSYRTKLIITFLLILLVPSLVVGSLAYHQAKQEIDKQIMDSANENVDLVNSIVSSTFEGKKKDADYLAKDITPSVKSANVQKEFLHHLDMYMGMHADVASISLGTADGQYFRAPKQEVQAGFDPRTRDWYKRAMESKGTVVVTEPYISAVSGEVLVAVARTTEDGAGVICITVGIEEIKQLANSVSIGSDGDVIVVDSNRKYVVHPENQAGTVAQDSFYDNLYQGETGQFNYEEQSIPKQIYYVTNPTTGWKIAGSMYLSEVEDATQPIFAQTFWTITICLLLGGFIVAAVLRSLLHSIQEVKVHAVRVSQGNLTDPIQVRSTDEIGQLGHAFNTMQDNLRALISDVETRAEQVAASSEQLTASAQQTSIATEHVTTAVQEVAGSAEQQTSGIDQNVRSLHDISEGVTRIVESVNVLSDTAQQTTVQAEEGGNFVAQVMSQMKSIHGSVEQSDRMTKSLYDRSKEIGTISDVISGIAQQTNLLALNAAIEAARAGEHGKGFAVVATEVRLLAEQSQLSAKQISELITEIQQETKQSVDNMEKVRLDVEAGLNVSEETIHKFEGIMESTRLTNPHIAEVSLIAQQILAAVQEVTATANVLVTIAKSNAETAEEVAASTEEQLASMQEISSSAHSLSSLAEELKVMLKKFTY